Part of the Candidatus Eisenbacteria bacterium genome, CGCCCGCGGAGCTCGCCGGGTTGCCCGAGGACTGGCTCAAGGGGCATGCGCCGGGCGCCGACGGCAAGGTGAAGGTGACGATCAACTATCCCGACTACGTGCCGGTGATGACGTACGCCGCCAATGACGACGTGCGTCGCCGGCTGTACATGGAGTACAACAACCGCGGCTACCCCAAGAACGTCGACGTCTTGCGCCAGCTGCTCACCAAGCGCGACGAGCTGGCCAAGACGCTGGGGTTCCCGACCTGGGCGGAGTACATCACCGCCAACAAGATGTCGGGCAACGCCAAGACCGTGCGCAACTTCATCGACAAGGTGGTCACGGCTTCCGACGCCCGCGCGCAGCGCGAATACGAGATCCTGCTCAAGCGGAAGCAGAAGGACGACCCGAAGGCCACGGTGGTCCAGCCGTGGGAGTCGCTGCGCTATACCGACCTGGTCGGCAAGTCGGAGTACAACTTCGACTCACAGAAGGCGCGCCCCTATTTCGCGTACGACGAGGTCAAGAAGGGCGTGCTCGATCTCAGCTCGAAGATCTTCGGCGTGACCTACCGCCGCGTCGCGGACGCGCCGGTGTGGGATCCCTCGGTCGAGTGCTGGGAGATGCTGGAAGGCGGCAAGCTGGTCGGTCGCTTCTATCTCGACATGCACCCGCGCGAGAACAAGTACAACCACGCCGCGCAGTTCGACATCCGCACCGGCATCGCAGGCCGGCAGATCCCGGAAGCGGCGCTGGTCTGCAACCTTCCCGGAGGCAAGCCGGGTGATCGCGGGCTGATGGATCACGACGACATGGAGACGATGCTCCACGAGTTCGGGCACCTGCTCCATACGCTGTTCGCCGGGCATCGCAAGTGGGTGGGCATCGGCGGCATCCGCACCGAGCACGATTTCGTCGAGGCCCCCTCGCAGATGCTCGAGGAGTGGGCCTGGGACGCCAAGGTGCTCCAGACCTTTGCCAAGAACGAGAAGGGTGAACCGATTCCGACCGAGATGGTCGAGCAGATGCGCCGCGCCAAGGAGTATGGCGAGGGGCTGCGGACGCGGCGGCAGATGGTCTACGCGGACCTCTCGCTCTCGATCTACAACCGCGACCCCAAGGGCCTCGATCCCGACGCGGTCATGGCCGACCTGGTGAAGAAGTATCAGCCGTTCCCCTACGTGGATGGCACCCACTTCACCTGCTCGTTCGGCCACCTCGACGGTTACTCGGCGGTGTACTACACCTACATGTGGTCGCTGGTGATCGCGAAAGACATGTTCAGCCGGTTCGACCGGAGCAACCTCCTCGACCCCAAGGTGGCGATCCAGTACCGCAAGGCGGTGCTCGAGCCGGGTGGCTCCAAGCCCGCGGCCGAGCTGGTGAAGGACTTCCTGGGGCGTCCGTTCAACTCCACGGCGTTCGAGAAGTGGCTGAACCAGGAAGAAGGCAAGACCACGTTGAAGACCTCCACCATGGACTAGCGATCTCTCGATCGCGACCAGACGGCCGGCCTCCAGGGGCCGGCCGTTTGCGTTGGCTGCCGAGGCCCGCGTGACCCGCCGATAACCCGGGCATGAAGTCCACGTTCGAAGATGGCCGTCGCGTCGTCGAGCTGCGGCCTGTGGGGATGGCGCGCTGGTTCGAGGCCGGCTTCCTGATCTTCTGGCTGGCCGGCTGGGCGGCCGGCGAAGCGTTCGGCGTGTGGATCCTGGTCTCCGTCATCGGCGCCCTGATGAAGCTCCCGATCCACGGTCTCCCCAGGATCGGCGAGGGAAGCGCGGGGATGGCCGGCGCCCTGGCCATGCTCGGGTTCGGTTTGGTGTGGCTCTCGTTCTGGACGCTGGGCGGCGTACTGGCCGCGACTCGGGTGCTGCAGACGCTGTGGGGCATGGATCGCATCGAGTGGGACGGCGCCGGCGTGCGACGCATCTCGCGTCTCGGCCCGTTCCGGCGCACGCGTGACTTCTCCCGTGACGACATCCGCGGCGTGGCCTTCCGGCGCGGCGGCGTCGTGCTCGAGACCGCGCGCGCGGCCGTGCCGCTGACCAACCTGGGATCGCGCCAGGACCATGCCGAGCTCCGTGCAGAGCTCGAGCACTCGCTCGCTCTCCTCGAGCGCAGAGCGATGCCGGTCGACCTGCCGTCAGGCTGGGAGAGCGCTGTGGACCTGGAAGGCATTCCCGTGCTCCAGCGCAGCACGCTGCTCCGCCGCCGGCAGGCGACGTTCGTGAGCGCGATCTTCCTCGCGCTGGCGGCCGCTGCGGGGTTTCTCGTCGCCGGCGCACAGAACGGCAGCCACGCGCCCGCGTGGGTGCCCACGCTGGTGCTGAGCCTGCTGGCGGCCGTCGCGGGCGCCGGTGCTCTATGGCTGTGGTTCGGCGGCGAGGCGATTCGCCTGAAGCCCAGCCATGCCGAATTTCTGCGCTGGTTCGGCTCGCGCCGCTGGCTGCGCAGGTATGCCTCGGCATCGATTCGCCTCGAGCACAGCACCGACAGCGACGGCGACGACTGGTACAAGCTCGTGCTGCGCGGCTCCGCGGGAGCCAGGACGATCGCGAGCGCGCTGCATGACCCGTACGACCTCGAGCGTCTGGGCCGATGGATGGCCGCGCGCCTCGGCCGGGAGCTGGAGCTTCCCGGCGGAGTCCGGAGATAGGGCGCCCGAAAGCGCCCTGTTTCATCTCCTCAGCACCGTGATTCGGCGCGACCACATCTGGTCGCCGCGCTCCACGCGCACGAAGTAGACGCCCGGCGCCACACGCCGGCCGGAAGCATCTTCGCCGTTCCAGGCGACGCGATGGAGACCGACGTCCAGCGTCTGGCGGTCGAGAGGCCGCGCGATCAGCCGTCCGGCGGCGTCGTAGATCCCGAGGTCGACGGCTCCGCCACGGGGCATCTCGAGCTCGATGGTCGCTCCGGCGCCGGGATTGGCCCCCACCAGGCGAATCCACGAGTGCTCGTTCTCGAGGTCCATCGTCGCTCCGAGCTTCGGGGACTTCGATCCTCCGCCCACCGGAGCGTCACCCAGCGACAGCAGGTACTGCTCGAGCGCGTGCTTGTCGGCATCCGACAACGTGAGCGTGAACAACGAGTCGTAATGGTCGATCACGTCGGCCAGCGTGGCGAATCGGCCGTCGTGATAGAAGCCGCCCTTGGTGTGGGTCCACAGCCCCTTGAGAGGGGACGTGCGGTAGCGACGGTCGGGCGAGCGATCCGCCTGGAAGGCGTCGACGCCGATCTCTTCGGGACGGTGCATGTTGTAGCCCGGCTCGGTGAAGAGCGGCGGCACGTGACACTCCCCGCAGCGCGCCGTGGTTTCGAACAGCCTCTTGCCGGTGGCGGCGGCAGCGGCGTCGAATGATCCCTCGGGTGGCTTCGGCGCCGGAATCGCGAGCTGATAGAAGTGGAGGGCGGCGAGCTTGCCGGTGACGAGGTCGGGCGTGTTGCGCACGTGCCCGAAGCGTTCTCGTGCCGCGATCGGGAACCGAGTCGCGTCGTCGAGACGCGGATCGTAGAACGTTCCTTGCCCGCGCATCTGGAGGTTCGAGACGTACGCGTTCCAGTGCGTGACGGACCCCCAGCCGGTCCAGGTGTGGAGGTTGACGCCCGCGAGACCGAACGCCGGCGGGATCAGCGTCGCGCCCGAGCGTCCGGTCGGGCTGAACGCCTTGCCGTCGAGGTTCAGCTCGGCGTCGTACTTTCCGGGCCCCCAGCTCTGCAGCACCCGCACGACCGTGTCGACCGGAACACCGAGGAGATCGGCGAACGGCTGGAGGTTCGGCGCGAGCGAGACGATGGCGCCGACGTCCAGATCGCGATTGGCCCAGCCATCGAGCCGATGGCCCACTCCCATGGTGAGGCTGTTGTCCACGGTCGAGTGGCAGAACGCGCACTGGATGCCGATGGAGGAGAGCTCGCCACCGGTGAAGAACCCGGTGACTCCGAGCACCGCGTTGAGCCGCAGCAGCTCCAGAGTGACGGCGGGATCATCGAGATCGATGCGTCCTTGAGCAATCTGCTGCTGCAGATTCTTCGGCAGCGCGTCCACGTCGATCTTGAGCCCGACGCCGAGCGCGATGCGCGGGCTCACGGTGCGGATCGCCTCGTGGAGCCTCAGCACGCCTCCCCAGAATGCTTCGTCACCGAACGTGTCGTACCGGAACGTGCGGCGTCCTTCCTCGATCATCTGGGTGGCGGTCGTCGAAACGACCTGGTCGGCAGGCGCGCTCGATCGGTTCAATCGGCTCGCGAAGCCGACCAGGCCGAGGAGAGCGACCGCCGCGATCATGAAAGGCACGATACGGCGAAGGAGGGTTTGCATGACGCCTCCAAGCCGGCGGAGCGGGGCGCGTCCGAGATCGCGCGGCGAGCGAAGTGCGGTGTTGGTCCTGTCGCGAGCGCGCCGGATGGGTGGCAGAGACGCGGATCGCGGCCGAGCCTGGATGTCGGGAGGAATTCGATGCTAGGCCGATCGGCGCGGCCTCGTCACCAGGTATTTTCCGGAGGCTTTGGCCGTCTTCCCCAGGCCTGGATCGTGGTGGGCGTCACCATCGTCACGGCCTCATCCTCCAGGTACTCCTCGAGTTCCTCGATCCATGCATCGAGCTCGGAGGGTCGGGCCAGCCCGAGGCCTACGATGACCTCCCGCTGCGCGGCCGCCCAGGCCAGCGGGAGTCGCATGTGGGGATGCCGGTTGCCGAGCGTCAGCGCCGAGCAGCGCACGGAGACGCCTTCGAGCCCCGCGGCTTCCAGCAGATCGGGCGCCCTGCGGCCGACATTGGGATCACCGGAGTCCGCGATCGCGGCGGTCAGCGCCGCGAGCAGTCGCGGCCAGGCCGCGGTGGCCGGGCGGTAACGCCAGGAAGCCAGATCCGGCTCCTGAATGGCGACGAAGCCGCCCGGCTTCGCGAGGCGGGTCATGCGCGCGACCGCGGCCTCCGGGTCGACGAGATGGAGCGCGAAGCGAAGGTGCACGAGGTCGAAGGAGGACTCGCCGAGCGCGGGGTCGAGCAGATCGGTAACGACGAGCTGAACCTGGAGCTGGCCGGCTTCGAGCGTGGCGTGCTGCGCCTGTCTCGCGAGCTCGTCGCCGCGATCGGCGCCGATGACGAGGCCTTCGCTTCCGACCCGGCGAGCGAGGATGCCGAGGATGCCGGCCGGGCCGCACGCGAGATCGGCGCACTTCCATCCCGGCTCGACGCCGATCCGGTCGAGGAGGATCTCGGTCTCGGGCGCCCACACGTCGGCCTGAAGGGCCTGATGGACCTTCTGCGGCTCTTGGCCCGCGCGAAGCGGGGCACCTGGGCGGAGCACGGCGTCCTCCGTGGAATGACACCAGTGGAACACGTCGCGTCAGAGGAGTCGAGAGGTGCTTTGTAAGCGCGCGGCCGTAGCTCTCGGCGGACCTAGGCCCGGCTGCTCTCTCCTCTTCGGACGGTGCCGGCCAGCTCGTCGGCGTGGAAGCTGGAGCGCACGAGCGGGCCGCTGGCGCAGTTCTCGAAGCCGAGGCTCATCGCCATCTCGCCCCATGCGCGGAACTTGTCGGGGTGGACGTACTCGCGCACCGGAAGGTGGTTGGGCGAAGGGCGCAGGTACTGACCGATGGTGAGGAGCTGGCAACCATGCGCTCGCAGGTCGACCAGCGTCTGCTTCACCTCGTCGTCGGTCTCGCCGAGGCCGAGCATGATGCCGGACTTGGCCTTGATGACGTTGCTCCGCTCGCGCACGCGGCGCAGCAGCTCGAGCGAACGGCCGTAGCGGGCGCTCGGGCGCACCACCGGGTGAAGCCGCTCGACGGTCTCGATGTTGTGGTTGATCACGTCCGGCTCGGCCTCGATCACTCGCGCCAGATCGTCCTCGTGGCCGCGGAAGTCGGGGATCAGCACTTCCACCACCGTGCCGGAGCGCTCGCGGATCGCGCGGATCGTCATCGCGAAGACCGTGCTGCCGCCGTCCGCCAGGTCGTCGCGAGCCACCGAGGTGATCACGGTGTGCCGCAGGTTCATGCCCGCCACCGCTTCGCCCACGCGCCGTGGCTCGTCCCAGTCCACGAAACCATTCGGCCGTCCGGGGGCCACGGCGCAGAACCCGCAGCGCCGCGTGCACAGGTCGCCGAGGATCATGATGGTGGCGGTGCCGCGCGACCAGCAGTGTCCGAGGTTCGGGCAGCGCGCTTCCTCGCACACGGTGTGGAGCTTCTGGGCGCGCAGCAGCGCCTTGGTCTCGGCGTAATCGCCGGCTCCGGGCAACGCGACCTTGAGCCAGTCCGGCAGACGACGGAAGCCTCCCAGGCCATGCGCCGCGTCGGCGCCGACGCCGACTCCGGCGCCCGAGGCGCAGCCGCCGAAGCGCGGCGTGAGCGGCACGCGCTGGGGAACCGCAGGACGCGGCGCGCCATAGATCCTGATCTCGGGATGCGGTCCTGCAGACGCGTTCGGCAGCTCGTCGCTCATCTCAGTCCTTGGCCATCGCGGCGCGGCCGACCGCACCACTGCCTTTGAGCTCGAGCATGCGGTCCAGCGCCACGCGCGCGTGGCGCTTCACGTCCTCCGGGACGCGCACCGGGTTCACGACGTGGCCGTCGGCGAGATTCTCGAGCGACCACAGGAGATGGGCCGGATCGATCCGGTTCATGGTGGCGCATGGACACACGTTCTTCTGCAGCGAGCGGATGTTCTGCTCGGGATGCTCGAGAGCCAGCCGATGGACCAGGTTGATCTCGGTGCCGATCGCCCAGCTCGATCCGGCCGGCGCCTTCTTCACCTGCTCGATGATGTACTCGGTCGAGCCGACGAGATCGGCGCTCTGCACCACCTCGTACGCGCACTCCGGATGAACCAGGATGCGGATCGCGGGATCCTCGGCGCGCACTTCGTCGATCTGGCGGCGCGTGAATTTCGTGTGCACCGAGCACCAGCCTCGCCACAGCACGATGCGGATGTCGGCGCCGAAGCAGCGGGCATTCGCCTGATCGAGGTCGCGAGCCCGCCACTCCCATTCCGCGGTCGACTCGAGCGGCACGCCCATCGCCACCGCGGTATTGCGTCCGAGATGCTGGTCGGGGAAGAAGAAGGTGCGTGGCTTCCGGCTCCATGCCCACTCCAGGACGGCGCGGGCGTTGGAGGAGGTGCACACCACGCCTCCGCGCTCGCCACAGAACGCCTTGAGCGCGGCGCTGGAGTTCATGTACGTCACCGGCACGAAGCTGTCGCCGTGCGCGCGCGCCAGCCGATCCCACGCCTCTTCCACGTCCTCGAGGTCGGCCATGTCGGCCATGGAGCAGCCGGCCTTGAGGTCGGGAAGGATCACGGTCTGATGCGGCTGCCGCAGGATGTCGGCGGACTCCGCCATGAAGTGCACGCCGCAGAACACGATGAACTCGGCATCTTTCTGGGCGGCGGCGAGCTGGGAGAGCTTGAACGAGTCGCCGCGATGATCGGCGAACTCCATCACGCTCTCACGCTGGTAATGGTGTCCCAGGATCACCGCCCGGCGGCCGAGCCGGCGCTTGGCTTCCCAGGCCCTGGCGCGGATCTCGTCGGCGGCCAGCGCCGCGTAGTCCGAGAACGGACGGGCGCCCGGTGCGACCGGTGGTGCGACGAGCGTCTTCATGAGGAGGCCACCTCGCTGCGGCCTAATCGATCTCGCTCTGCAACGACTTCCGTTGCTCGAAGCCTCCGTCGAGCGGATGCCAATGCGAGACTTCGCGCTCGCCGAGCTTCCAGCACAGGAACACGAGGCGATCTCCGGCGAGCGCGTAGAAATCGATGAGCCCCTGGTCCAGATCCTTGACCACGCAGCCGTG contains:
- a CDS encoding M3 family metallopeptidase, whose translation is MKLTRWITTTLAIALMSSMAPSARAADDAPFWTGKPDAATFTKKGLDRIEAAKASIAKMTAVKGKRTVENTLTHYDEALRQLDMAGSQASLIENVSTDSTTRAAAEKLTQDVSAYGTELSLNRPVYEALKAIDVSTLDAETRYYVQHELRDFKLAGVDKDDATRARIKALREELVKIGQEFDRNIREDVRSIQATPAELAGLPEDWLKGHAPGADGKVKVTINYPDYVPVMTYAANDDVRRRLYMEYNNRGYPKNVDVLRQLLTKRDELAKTLGFPTWAEYITANKMSGNAKTVRNFIDKVVTASDARAQREYEILLKRKQKDDPKATVVQPWESLRYTDLVGKSEYNFDSQKARPYFAYDEVKKGVLDLSSKIFGVTYRRVADAPVWDPSVECWEMLEGGKLVGRFYLDMHPRENKYNHAAQFDIRTGIAGRQIPEAALVCNLPGGKPGDRGLMDHDDMETMLHEFGHLLHTLFAGHRKWVGIGGIRTEHDFVEAPSQMLEEWAWDAKVLQTFAKNEKGEPIPTEMVEQMRRAKEYGEGLRTRRQMVYADLSLSIYNRDPKGLDPDAVMADLVKKYQPFPYVDGTHFTCSFGHLDGYSAVYYTYMWSLVIAKDMFSRFDRSNLLDPKVAIQYRKAVLEPGGSKPAAELVKDFLGRPFNSTAFEKWLNQEEGKTTLKTSTMD
- a CDS encoding FlgD immunoglobulin-like domain containing protein; amino-acid sequence: MDLENEHSWIRLVGANPGAGATIELEMPRGGAVDLGIYDAAGRLIARPLDRQTLDVGLHRVAWNGEDASGRRVAPGVYFVRVERGDQMWSRRITVLRR
- a CDS encoding methyltransferase domain-containing protein; its protein translation is MLRPGAPLRAGQEPQKVHQALQADVWAPETEILLDRIGVEPGWKCADLACGPAGILGILARRVGSEGLVIGADRGDELARQAQHATLEAGQLQVQLVVTDLLDPALGESSFDLVHLRFALHLVDPEAAVARMTRLAKPGGFVAIQEPDLASWRYRPATAAWPRLLAALTAAIADSGDPNVGRRAPDLLEAAGLEGVSVRCSALTLGNRHPHMRLPLAWAAAQREVIVGLGLARPSELDAWIEELEEYLEDEAVTMVTPTTIQAWGRRPKPPENTW
- the lipA gene encoding lipoyl synthase; this translates as MSDELPNASAGPHPEIRIYGAPRPAVPQRVPLTPRFGGCASGAGVGVGADAAHGLGGFRRLPDWLKVALPGAGDYAETKALLRAQKLHTVCEEARCPNLGHCWSRGTATIMILGDLCTRRCGFCAVAPGRPNGFVDWDEPRRVGEAVAGMNLRHTVITSVARDDLADGGSTVFAMTIRAIRERSGTVVEVLIPDFRGHEDDLARVIEAEPDVINHNIETVERLHPVVRPSARYGRSLELLRRVRERSNVIKAKSGIMLGLGETDDEVKQTLVDLRAHGCQLLTIGQYLRPSPNHLPVREYVHPDKFRAWGEMAMSLGFENCASGPLVRSSFHADELAGTVRRGESSRA
- the nadA gene encoding quinolinate synthase NadA produces the protein MKTLVAPPVAPGARPFSDYAALAADEIRARAWEAKRRLGRRAVILGHHYQRESVMEFADHRGDSFKLSQLAAAQKDAEFIVFCGVHFMAESADILRQPHQTVILPDLKAGCSMADMADLEDVEEAWDRLARAHGDSFVPVTYMNSSAALKAFCGERGGVVCTSSNARAVLEWAWSRKPRTFFFPDQHLGRNTAVAMGVPLESTAEWEWRARDLDQANARCFGADIRIVLWRGWCSVHTKFTRRQIDEVRAEDPAIRILVHPECAYEVVQSADLVGSTEYIIEQVKKAPAGSSWAIGTEINLVHRLALEHPEQNIRSLQKNVCPCATMNRIDPAHLLWSLENLADGHVVNPVRVPEDVKRHARVALDRMLELKGSGAVGRAAMAKD